The Paenibacillus dendritiformis region CCAGCGGCTCCAGCAGCTCATGATGCCCCTCATCCGCAAGCCAGCGGAAATCGTTGTAATTCACCGTCGCCACATCAAGCATGTCATGCCCGATATAACCGGAGACTGCATCGGGGTAATTTTCGTACGGAAGGGGAACGAGCTCTACCCGGATATGCGGATGAGCTTGCTGGAACCCCTCGATGAGCTGATCCAGCGCCGCCTCCTGGATGACAGATCGGTAATATCCGAACCGCAGCAGCACTGTGCCGGACGCCCCCGGATCCGCGATCCGGTTCCCGACCCGGGGTACCTTCTCGATCAGCTTCTCCTCGACGAGCCGCTCCAAGCCTTTACGGACCGAGTTTTTGCTCAATTGGAATTGCTCCGCCAGCGCCACCTCCGAGGGCAAATAATCGCCGACGTCCCGGCGGCCCGTAATAATATCGTCCCGCAGCACGGTAACCATTTCGTCCAATCGCTGTCTAAACGTAGTGCGGCTTGGTCTGCTCGTCATCCTGTACTCTCCTTCAATCTATCGTTCGAATTCTAGTATATATCTAGTATATTCCTTCATGATATCGGCCAGAAGTCGAAAAGTCAATGAAAGGCCTCCCTTCCTTGCCCCCTCTTTCCCCTCGCACCCCCATCCACTACAATAGAGGAAAGAGCAGCTTCCCGAAGGGGGATGCCGCCGTATGATAATCAATGCTGTGGAGGATGCCAATTGTGAAAATCGATCGCCTGCTCAATATCATCATTCTGCTTCTGAATCGCCCGATCGTGCAGGCCAAAGACTTGGCCGAGCGCTTTGAGGTCTCGATTCGCACCATTTACCGCGATATCGACGCGATTAACCAGGCCGGCATTCCGATCGTGACCTACCAGGGAGCGAACGGCGGCATCGGGCTCGCCGAAGGCTACCGACTGGACCGGAACCTGCTGACGAACGAGGAACTGGCCGCGATCGTGACCGCGCTCCAGAGCGTGTCCTCCTCCTATCCGGATGAAGGGCACGCCATGCTGGTGGAGAAGATCAGCAGCATTATTCCCGCCTCGCAAGCGGAAGACTTCCAGTTCCGGACGAAGCAATTTGTCGTTGATTTATCCCCCTGGGGGAACCATGACAAGCTGGAAGCGATGATTTTGACGCTGAAAAAAGCAATTGAAGAGCGGCAGGCCGTCCGCTTCTCCTATCGCAACGCCGAAGGAGAGGCAACGGAACGGAACGTGCATCCCTACACCCTCGTGTTGAAGGGTCATGCCTGGTATTTATACGCTTATTGCACCGGCAAGCTCGGGTTCCGCTTCTTCAAGCTCGTCCGCATGAAGCGGCTGAAGCCGCTCGACAGCCGCTTCGAGCGGGAAGACATCTCCCTGGAAGAACGTCCATGGGACAAGGAATGGCATGCGCCAGAGCGCACCGTCTCCCTCACGCTTCGCTTCGGCCCCGGCATCCGGCATGCCGCTGAGGAGTGGTTCGGGGCAGAATCGCTGCAGGACGATGAGACGGGGCATTTGATCGCCAATGTCTCCTTGCCCGACAATGCTTGGCTGTACGGCTTTATTCTCAGCTTCGGCCCCGAAGCCGAGGTGCTGGAGCCGGAATCGGTCCGCCACCGCATTCGCGATCTGGCCGCTGGCATCGCGGCGAACTACCGCTAATCGCTCCGTCCGCAATCACCATCGCGCACTTCAGGCATATATTTACTGCAAAGGACCCTAATCGGGTGATTGTCCGGCATGCTGGCGGGGCGTCTCAACCGCTCCGCGAGCGGCTGCGGCAGTTCCCGATCAGACCGGTTAGATCTGACCGCTTTCCCATAAAAAGCAGGATTCCGGAGAAACAGGATTTCGGTGATACAGGATTCTGTTGAAGCAAGATCTAAAGGACCAAGGATACCAATGAACAGTCTCTGATGAAGGAGAGAAAACGCGATGGTGAAGCTGAAGACGGCAGCGGAGATTGAGCAGATGAGAGGGGCGGGGCAGCTCGTCGCGGCCTGCCACCGCGAGCTGGCGAAGCGCATCCGGCCGGGTGTCAGCACGCTGGAGCTGAACGATTTCGTAGAGCGTTACATTGAAGAGCAGGGCGGGCAGCAATATACGAAGGGCTACAAAGGATTTCCGTATGCGACCTGCGCCTCGGTGAACGATGTCATCGCCCACGGATTTCCCAGTCCGGAGCCGCTGCGGCAGGGCGATATCGTCAAAATCGACGTCGTCGCGGTATACGATGGGTGGGTGGGAGATTCCGCATGGTGCTATGCGGTCGGCGACATATCAGCCGCCGCGCGCCGGCTGATGCGGGTCACGAAGGAATGCCTCGATCTCGGCATTCAGCAGGCGGTCCCGGGCAACCGGATTGGCGATGTCACCCACGCTATCCAGAGCCATGCCGAGGCGAACGGCTACTCCGTCGTCCGCGATCTGCTCGGGCACGGGGTCGGCCGCGCCCTGCACGAGGAGCCGAAGTTCGCCCATGTCGGCAAGCCCGGGCGGGGCTTCCGCCTGCAGGAAGGCATGGTCATCACGATCGAGCCCATGCTCAACGAAGGCACGCATGAGATGTGGATCGACGATGACGGCTGGACCGCCCGCACGTGGGACGGCCGCTTGTCGGCCCAATACGAGCACACCGTGGCCATCACGAAGCATGGCCCGGTCATACTGACAGAGCAGCGCTAAGACATCCGCTGCTCTGTCTTTCTATTATCCGGCAGGCCAGCTCGTTTATGCAGCCGAGCCTGCCGGGAGGCTCCGTCGCCGCCTGCATCGGCCGCGGCGCTGCTTACGCGCAGCCGCAGCAAGGATGCACGCGCTGCGCGAACGCCTCGCACGGGTACATATACCCGTAGACTCGGCCGAAGCCGCGGCGCTTCAGCAGACGTGCCGCCTTGCGAATATGCCGCTTCCGCGCCCCGATCAGCACGACCGTATCCCCAGGGCTCAGCACCTGGCTCCACACATAAGGCAAGCGGCCGACATACATCGACACCGTCTCCTCCATATGGCGGCAATAATAGTCGGCAGGCTCGCGCACATCCACCTGCTTCACCGGGGAGCCCCCCTCGCGAAGCGCCTGGAGCTCATGCGACTGCAGATACCGAAGATCTCGCACGGGCCGGTGCGTCCACGCGGCATACAGAAGCCCCAAAGTCAACAACATGACGAGAATCCACATCGGCTTCTCCCCCCTAATATATACCCCCTACTGTATAAAATAGGGCAAAAAAAATATCTATATCCAACATTAATACCCTTGCGGGTATGTATTATACACAAATCCGGCCGCATTGTAAATGCACCCGACATGTCCGCCATCGACACCTCCCCAGTTAATGCAGTTGCTTGCCAATCTGCAATTGAATTCAATATTTTCTGGCGCCTGGCGCATATTAAGGAGAAAAGGAGGCATTTTCATGATCAAGCAAATCGCGACCGTCGCGGTCTATGCCGAAGATCAGGAGCAAGCCAAGCGCTTCTGGACTGAACAGGTCGGCTTTACGGTGACGGCGGAGCATCCTATGGGTCCCAACGCGTTGTGGCTGGAAGTCGCTCCGGCAGGTGGCGGGAGCCGCCTCGTCCTCTATCCGAAATCGATGATGAAGGGCTGGGAAGAACAAAAAGCCTCCATCGTATTCGAATGTGACGACATCATGTCTACATACGCAACGATGAAGGCCAACGGAGTTGAATTCAATGGCGAACCCAATGAGATGCAATGGGGAACCTACGCCAGCTTCTCCGACCCGGACGGCAACCAATTTTTGCTGAAAGGCTGACAGCTTCCTGCTAGGAAGGGGCCGCTTCTCCCCGGCGGTGAAGCGGCCTTCCTAGTCGGCCAAGCCACATCCCCCTTCCCCCGCTGTGCGGGCCATGGGGCATGGGCAAACGCTCTCGCCGGCCAAGTTATTCCCGCCATCCTCCGCTCGTCTCAACCATGGGCAGGTTTTCTACAACAGTCCCCTGTATCTATTTGTTCGGCGTCGCCGTGCCGAATCGTTCCGATAGCTTGTTCATATGCCCCTC contains the following coding sequences:
- a CDS encoding rhodanese-like domain-containing protein, which produces MWILVMLLTLGLLYAAWTHRPVRDLRYLQSHELQALREGGSPVKQVDVREPADYYCRHMEETVSMYVGRLPYVWSQVLSPGDTVVLIGARKRHIRKAARLLKRRGFGRVYGYMYPCEAFAQRVHPCCGCA
- the map gene encoding type I methionyl aminopeptidase → MVKLKTAAEIEQMRGAGQLVAACHRELAKRIRPGVSTLELNDFVERYIEEQGGQQYTKGYKGFPYATCASVNDVIAHGFPSPEPLRQGDIVKIDVVAVYDGWVGDSAWCYAVGDISAAARRLMRVTKECLDLGIQQAVPGNRIGDVTHAIQSHAEANGYSVVRDLLGHGVGRALHEEPKFAHVGKPGRGFRLQEGMVITIEPMLNEGTHEMWIDDDGWTARTWDGRLSAQYEHTVAITKHGPVILTEQR
- a CDS encoding helix-turn-helix transcriptional regulator encodes the protein MKIDRLLNIIILLLNRPIVQAKDLAERFEVSIRTIYRDIDAINQAGIPIVTYQGANGGIGLAEGYRLDRNLLTNEELAAIVTALQSVSSSYPDEGHAMLVEKISSIIPASQAEDFQFRTKQFVVDLSPWGNHDKLEAMILTLKKAIEERQAVRFSYRNAEGEATERNVHPYTLVLKGHAWYLYAYCTGKLGFRFFKLVRMKRLKPLDSRFEREDISLEERPWDKEWHAPERTVSLTLRFGPGIRHAAEEWFGAESLQDDETGHLIANVSLPDNAWLYGFILSFGPEAEVLEPESVRHRIRDLAAGIAANYR
- a CDS encoding VOC family protein, with the protein product MIKQIATVAVYAEDQEQAKRFWTEQVGFTVTAEHPMGPNALWLEVAPAGGGSRLVLYPKSMMKGWEEQKASIVFECDDIMSTYATMKANGVEFNGEPNEMQWGTYASFSDPDGNQFLLKG